A genomic stretch from Chitinophaga lutea includes:
- a CDS encoding NifU family protein has product MIKTGNPIISIYTEMTPNPETMKFVVNKLLYPNKSIDFPDAASTEPSPLAAELFTFPFIRGVFICSNFVTLTKTNDTDWTDVIPTIKQFLKEYLEDNRAVINEDKIVAGPVFTGDESDVVQRIKELLENHVKPAVEMDGGAIQFKDYQDGVVTLMLQGSCSGCPSSMITLKAGIEGMMKRMIPEVKEVVAEAE; this is encoded by the coding sequence ATGATAAAAACAGGAAATCCCATTATTAGTATCTATACGGAAATGACGCCGAACCCGGAAACGATGAAGTTTGTGGTGAACAAGCTCCTGTATCCGAATAAATCTATCGATTTCCCTGATGCGGCCAGCACCGAACCTTCGCCGCTGGCGGCAGAACTGTTCACGTTCCCCTTCATCAGGGGTGTGTTCATCTGCAGCAACTTCGTTACGCTTACCAAAACCAACGATACGGACTGGACGGATGTGATCCCGACCATCAAACAATTCCTGAAGGAATACCTGGAAGACAACCGCGCCGTGATCAATGAAGATAAAATCGTGGCAGGTCCCGTATTTACCGGAGACGAAAGCGACGTAGTGCAACGTATCAAGGAATTGCTGGAAAATCATGTAAAACCCGCAGTGGAAATGGACGGCGGCGCCATCCAGTTCAAAGACTACCAGGATGGTGTGGTGACCCTCATGCTGCAGGGCTCATGTTCCGGCTGCCCCTCTTCCATGATCACCCTCAAAGCCGGCATCGAAGGCATGATGAAAAGGATGATCCCCGAAGTGAAAGAAGTGGTGGCGGAAGCTGAATAA
- a CDS encoding PNGase F N-terminal domain-containing protein: MRWILLGCALGVCSAPVNAQQTEAVVTYGFRNNGKETRSEQQLFIKGPQVRLAPQGKQTEQQFLHTGQQASFQVLGGYTLKKPFAEYVKPELLPGTDTILGIPCKKAKVFIRSNTIEVWYTNDLKIKGTPNITIAPGLGLVLKTIRNGNAETFAKNITYRPVTKEELSWPASWGTLVDEPTYQRQVIESRYTTLGIFDREQIAFGNNPANPAPNQLNTVYRFSGGTVILKKVSLPAAKPGQRLFAELVQYSNGDAYDRTGSVFMIPTDKAVSFLDGLEKGVQALPLYNARNGKKYQGVTATDQYLPPLELMRFFTPFGVRHFNAQAKIKGYDWADSAVFKQDITALLPRLQGEVWIGIFIGNYDKGGHKASLQFKYYPGYDGENSAASKTWIMPVFNSTNLMEMAGQEYGTMFDTDSLTVTVNIPEGVKNLKLRYITTGHGGWGGGDEFVPKQNEIFADGKRVYHFTPWREDCGTYRLLNPASGNFGNGLSSSDLSRSNWCPGTLTLPVEIPLHDLKPGTHTLQVAIPLGKPEGGSFSAWNVSGVLIGDKE; encoded by the coding sequence ATGAGATGGATTTTATTAGGATGCGCGCTGGGCGTTTGCAGCGCGCCCGTGAACGCACAGCAAACCGAAGCCGTGGTAACGTACGGTTTCCGGAACAACGGAAAAGAAACGCGCAGTGAACAGCAACTCTTTATCAAAGGCCCCCAGGTGCGGCTGGCGCCGCAGGGCAAACAAACCGAGCAGCAATTCCTCCACACCGGCCAGCAGGCCAGTTTCCAGGTGCTGGGCGGCTATACACTGAAAAAACCCTTCGCGGAATATGTGAAACCGGAACTGCTGCCGGGTACAGACACCATCCTGGGCATCCCCTGTAAAAAAGCAAAGGTCTTCATCCGCTCCAACACCATCGAGGTTTGGTACACGAACGACCTGAAAATCAAAGGCACGCCCAACATCACCATCGCGCCGGGCCTGGGCCTCGTGCTGAAAACCATCCGCAACGGCAACGCGGAAACCTTCGCCAAAAACATCACCTACCGCCCGGTCACCAAAGAAGAGCTGTCGTGGCCGGCTTCGTGGGGCACGCTGGTAGACGAGCCCACGTACCAGCGCCAGGTGATCGAAAGCCGCTACACCACCCTCGGTATATTCGACCGCGAGCAGATCGCCTTCGGCAACAATCCCGCCAACCCGGCGCCGAACCAGCTGAACACCGTTTACCGCTTTTCCGGCGGCACCGTTATCCTCAAAAAAGTAAGCCTGCCCGCCGCCAAACCGGGCCAGCGGCTGTTTGCGGAACTGGTGCAGTACTCCAACGGCGATGCGTACGACCGTACGGGATCCGTATTCATGATCCCCACCGACAAAGCGGTTTCTTTCCTCGACGGCCTTGAAAAAGGCGTACAGGCGCTGCCGTTATACAACGCGCGCAACGGCAAAAAATACCAGGGCGTAACGGCTACTGACCAGTACCTGCCGCCGCTGGAACTGATGCGCTTTTTCACGCCCTTCGGCGTGCGCCACTTCAACGCGCAGGCTAAAATCAAAGGGTACGACTGGGCGGACTCCGCCGTGTTCAAACAGGACATCACCGCGCTGCTGCCGCGCCTGCAGGGCGAGGTGTGGATCGGCATCTTCATCGGCAACTACGATAAAGGCGGGCACAAAGCCAGCCTCCAGTTCAAATATTATCCCGGTTACGACGGCGAAAACAGCGCCGCCTCCAAAACCTGGATCATGCCCGTGTTCAACAGCACCAACCTCATGGAAATGGCGGGACAGGAATACGGCACCATGTTCGACACCGATTCCCTCACCGTAACGGTCAACATTCCCGAAGGCGTAAAGAACCTGAAGCTGCGTTATATCACCACCGGCCATGGCGGCTGGGGCGGCGGCGACGAGTTTGTGCCGAAACAGAACGAGATTTTTGCGGACGGCAAAAGAGTGTACCACTTTACCCCCTGGCGCGAAGACTGCGGCACATACCGCCTGCTCAACCCGGCATCCGGCAATTTCGGCAACGGCCTTTCGTCGTCCGACCTGAGCCGATCCAACTGGTGCCCGGGCACGCTCACCCTGCCGGTAGAGATCCCGCTGCACGACCTGAAACCCGGCACGCATACGCTGCAGGTGGCCATCCCGCTGGGTAAACCCGAGGGCGGCAGCTTCAGCGCCTGGAACGTGTCCGGTGTGCTTATCGGCGACAAAGAATAA
- a CDS encoding AAA family ATPase codes for MKKIVVIGPESTGKSTLSAQLAAHFNTVWVKEFARGYLETLNRPYEENDLLTIAEGQLRAEDEAAAQAGGLLICDTDLYVIKVWSEAKYGDCDPRILDLIAGRRYNGYLLTYIDIPWEDDPQREHPRPEEREYFYNIYRDIVINSGLPWADVRGSYEERLKTAVAAVEGWQ; via the coding sequence TTGAAAAAAATAGTGGTCATAGGTCCGGAGTCGACCGGGAAAAGTACGCTGAGCGCCCAGCTGGCCGCGCATTTCAACACCGTGTGGGTGAAAGAGTTCGCGCGTGGTTACCTCGAAACGCTGAACCGGCCGTATGAAGAAAACGATCTCCTGACCATCGCGGAAGGACAGCTGCGGGCCGAAGACGAAGCGGCCGCGCAGGCGGGCGGGCTGCTGATCTGCGATACCGACCTCTACGTGATCAAAGTGTGGAGCGAAGCGAAGTACGGCGACTGCGACCCGCGCATCCTCGACCTCATCGCCGGCCGCCGGTACAACGGCTACCTGCTGACCTATATCGACATTCCCTGGGAAGACGACCCCCAGCGGGAACACCCGCGGCCAGAAGAGCGCGAATATTTCTACAACATTTACCGCGACATCGTGATCAACTCCGGCCTGCCCTGGGCAGACGTCCGCGGCAGCTATGAAGAAAGACTGAAAACCGCGGTTGCGGCCGTGGAGGGGTGGCAATGA
- a CDS encoding DUF3500 domain-containing protein, whose translation MKSHFLLISILLFRGTAFSQSAPGDIEKAAKAFIAVLDTAQCRQACFPWDEEERFNWHFVPRARKGLPLKEMTDAQRSKAYMLLKTCLSGEGYKKATAIVETEHILRALEGRGPDDGYRDPGKYYFSFFGEPATGKPWGWRMEGHHLSLNFSAADRTLITGTPAFMGANPAIVPDGPQKGQQILKEESLLAFDLLKTFNGDQLAKAVIAEKAPADIITGNKRKAWLQDPPGLGYAELQPAQQQQLKKLVAVYVDRYTKLMADLLWKEITAAGWANLHFAWAGGKTWGAGHYYRIQGPTFIIEYDNTQNNANHVHTTFRDLKNDFGEDVLLRHYKQGHAKVKAP comes from the coding sequence ATGAAAAGTCACTTCCTCCTCATATCTATATTACTGTTTCGGGGCACGGCATTTTCACAGTCCGCTCCCGGCGACATCGAAAAAGCCGCAAAGGCGTTTATCGCCGTACTGGACACGGCACAATGCCGCCAGGCCTGTTTTCCCTGGGACGAAGAAGAGCGTTTCAACTGGCATTTCGTTCCCCGCGCCCGGAAAGGGCTGCCGTTGAAAGAAATGACCGACGCCCAGCGCAGCAAGGCATATATGCTGCTGAAAACCTGCCTCAGCGGTGAAGGCTATAAAAAAGCCACCGCCATCGTGGAAACCGAGCACATCCTGCGCGCCCTCGAAGGCCGCGGCCCGGACGATGGTTACCGCGACCCGGGTAAATATTATTTTTCCTTTTTCGGGGAGCCCGCTACGGGCAAGCCCTGGGGCTGGCGGATGGAAGGGCATCACCTCTCCCTCAATTTTTCGGCTGCCGACCGCACCCTGATCACCGGCACCCCGGCGTTCATGGGCGCCAACCCCGCCATTGTGCCGGACGGCCCGCAGAAAGGGCAACAGATATTAAAAGAAGAATCCCTCCTGGCGTTCGACCTGCTTAAAACCTTCAACGGCGACCAACTCGCCAAAGCCGTGATCGCCGAAAAAGCCCCGGCCGACATCATCACGGGCAACAAACGGAAAGCCTGGCTGCAGGACCCGCCGGGACTGGGCTATGCCGAGCTTCAGCCGGCCCAGCAACAGCAGCTCAAAAAGCTGGTGGCCGTGTACGTAGACCGTTACACCAAGCTGATGGCCGATTTGCTATGGAAAGAAATAACCGCCGCCGGCTGGGCGAACCTGCATTTTGCCTGGGCGGGCGGCAAAACCTGGGGCGCCGGGCACTACTACCGCATCCAGGGCCCCACATTCATTATCGAATACGACAATACCCAGAACAACGCCAATCACGTGCATACCACTTTCCGGGATCTGAAGAACGATTTCGGGGAAGATGTGCTTTTACGGCATTATAAACAGGGGCATGCCAAAGTGAAGGCTCCGTAA
- the pnuC gene encoding nicotinamide riboside transporter PnuC produces MQQLLQGIIDGLQQMTWIDVTAVLFGVVSVLCSRQNSVWVYPTGIISTVLIVYAYVQPGVGLYGEAALNVYYFIMSVYGWYHWTHRDRRHREVAISRTDGREMGIALAIALLGWGVIYLVLEHFSDSTVPVLDAFVSSTAWSGMWLLARRKIENWIFLNVSNFVAVPLLFYKAQPLYAFLTIFLFIVAVNGYFHWLKLYRLQLNENKS; encoded by the coding sequence ATGCAACAACTTTTACAGGGCATTATAGACGGGCTGCAGCAAATGACGTGGATCGACGTGACGGCCGTATTGTTCGGCGTGGTGAGCGTGCTGTGTTCGCGGCAGAACAGCGTGTGGGTATACCCCACCGGCATCATCAGCACGGTACTGATCGTATACGCCTACGTGCAGCCCGGCGTGGGCCTGTACGGCGAAGCGGCCCTGAACGTGTATTATTTCATCATGAGCGTGTACGGCTGGTACCACTGGACGCACCGCGACCGCAGGCACCGAGAGGTGGCAATATCGCGCACCGACGGCCGGGAGATGGGCATCGCCCTGGCCATCGCATTGCTCGGCTGGGGAGTGATTTACCTCGTGCTGGAACACTTTTCCGATTCCACCGTGCCCGTGCTCGACGCCTTCGTATCGTCTACCGCCTGGAGCGGCATGTGGCTGCTGGCGCGGCGCAAGATCGAAAACTGGATCTTCCTGAACGTCTCCAACTTTGTAGCGGTGCCGCTGCTGTTTTACAAAGCCCAGCCGCTGTACGCCTTTTTAACCATCTTCCTGTTTATTGTGGCGGTAAACGGGTATTTTCACTGGCTGAAGCTCTACCGCCTGCAACTAAACGAAAATAAATCTTGA
- a CDS encoding methylglyoxal synthase — MQLTKTLHARKRIALIAHDHKKAEMLEWAVYNKTVLARHELYATGTTGKIIEEALDVSVRKLLSGPLGGDQQIGAAVAEGRIDVIIFFWDPMEALPHDPDIKALLRLGVVWNIPMASNRASADFLLTSPLMHQEYSAILPDYSQYLGRKV; from the coding sequence ATGCAACTTACTAAAACTCTGCATGCCCGAAAGCGGATTGCGCTGATTGCGCACGACCACAAGAAGGCTGAAATGCTGGAATGGGCGGTGTACAACAAAACCGTGCTGGCCCGGCACGAACTTTATGCCACGGGTACTACCGGCAAAATCATCGAAGAGGCGCTGGACGTGTCCGTTCGCAAACTGCTGAGCGGCCCCCTGGGCGGCGATCAGCAGATAGGGGCTGCGGTGGCCGAAGGGCGCATCGACGTGATCATCTTTTTCTGGGACCCGATGGAGGCGCTGCCCCACGACCCGGACATCAAAGCCCTGCTGCGGCTCGGTGTGGTATGGAACATTCCCATGGCCAGCAACCGCGCTTCGGCGGACTTCCTGCTCACATCGCCCCTGATGCACCAGGAATATTCGGCCATACTGCCTGACTACAGCCAGTACCTGGGCCGCAAAGTATAA